One window of the Shewanella maritima genome contains the following:
- a CDS encoding linear amide C-N hydrolase: MKNFKLNKLAIAAIAVASIASVSAANACSRLIMDGGETHGVTVARSFDWGGSELQSIAKAYPAGVAVEAYKVPEYKNPASWTVKHHTVDYVEVETFHGTSGEAINDKGLSASLLYQNPSVEFVKDAADNGAPTVHMSQIVNFLVTQFATVDEAVNAFEAGEFQTAWKTGIGGHQHGFHFSVQDKSGDIALFQLNEGGKMVVHRGDINSDLRVMANMPLRQDILEHAKKFDLNKAEELPSDISSPSRYIRGYHATTHAKLDPKADWVDTRGKMKGIFDFGNKVPQDLIDPTNGESYATWETYIYNLETGDTTYYNEGNGSQININFAQTKAFTEPMCADMFKQARAGEKISWGECK, translated from the coding sequence ATGAAAAACTTCAAACTTAACAAATTAGCAATCGCAGCTATCGCAGTTGCTTCAATCGCATCAGTATCTGCGGCAAACGCATGTTCACGTCTTATTATGGACGGTGGTGAAACTCACGGTGTAACGGTTGCACGTTCATTTGACTGGGGCGGCAGCGAGCTACAATCTATCGCTAAAGCTTACCCTGCAGGTGTTGCTGTTGAAGCATACAAAGTACCAGAGTACAAGAACCCAGCAAGCTGGACGGTAAAACACCACACAGTTGATTACGTTGAAGTTGAAACCTTCCACGGTACTTCCGGTGAAGCCATCAACGATAAAGGTCTTTCAGCATCACTGCTTTATCAAAACCCTTCTGTAGAGTTTGTAAAAGACGCAGCAGATAACGGTGCGCCAACAGTTCATATGTCGCAAATCGTTAACTTCTTGGTGACGCAATTCGCCACTGTTGATGAAGCTGTTAATGCGTTTGAAGCGGGCGAGTTCCAAACAGCATGGAAAACCGGTATTGGCGGGCACCAGCATGGCTTCCACTTCTCTGTGCAAGATAAGTCTGGCGATATCGCGTTATTCCAATTGAATGAAGGCGGTAAAATGGTGGTTCACCGTGGTGACATCAACAGCGACCTGCGCGTAATGGCTAACATGCCGCTTCGCCAAGATATCCTAGAGCATGCGAAAAAATTCGACTTGAACAAAGCAGAAGAGCTACCAAGTGATATCAGCTCGCCATCTCGCTATATTCGTGGCTACCATGCAACTACTCACGCTAAGTTAGACCCTAAAGCTGACTGGGTTGATACTCGCGGTAAAATGAAAGGTATCTTCGACTTTGGTAACAAGGTTCCTCAAGACTTGATTGACCCAACAAACGGTGAGTCATACGCAACTTGGGAAACCTACATCTATAACCTAGAAACAGGTGATACCACTTACTATAACGAAGGTAATGGTTCGCAAATCAACATTAACTTTGCTCAAACAAAAGCCTTTACTGAGCCAATGTGCGCAGACATGTTTAAGCAAGCTCGCGCTGGTGAGAAAATCTCTTGGGGTGAATGTAAGTAA
- a CDS encoding LysR family transcriptional regulator → MAMTLEQLSAFVETVDKGSFKQASIKLGKHTSTVSGLIANLEAELGMELFVRKPRSLEITPKGTEMYRYARSVLRECDLLDVKANSLLEGLPSTFTIAVDSDLMGADVAKTCAKLVNKFPSIEFKIITVDPMQVRSHVLNEQADMGFGIALFRGHHELTVADGYSFNVVMVASPQLDCKEKLVSLEQVRGMLQVSALFMKQTAQEDTHNLSSRTIYSNNLRNSIELIKHTEAWAMLPEFLCLKEIEAGELDKMYISPTASRRPNQWATEISWLTARPRNAVMDYMIDELAKLPNR, encoded by the coding sequence ATGGCAATGACACTAGAACAACTCAGCGCTTTTGTTGAAACAGTCGATAAAGGCAGCTTTAAGCAAGCCAGCATTAAGTTGGGCAAGCACACCTCAACCGTCAGCGGCTTGATAGCAAACTTAGAAGCTGAGCTAGGCATGGAGCTATTCGTGCGCAAGCCTCGCTCATTGGAGATCACGCCAAAAGGGACTGAGATGTATCGTTATGCCCGGTCGGTGCTCAGAGAATGTGATTTGTTAGATGTGAAAGCCAATAGCTTGTTAGAGGGATTACCATCCACGTTTACCATTGCTGTAGATAGCGACCTGATGGGAGCGGATGTCGCCAAAACATGCGCCAAGTTGGTTAACAAGTTTCCATCAATTGAATTCAAAATCATTACGGTAGACCCAATGCAAGTGCGCAGTCATGTACTAAATGAACAGGCAGATATGGGCTTTGGCATTGCATTGTTCAGAGGGCACCACGAGTTAACAGTGGCTGACGGTTACTCATTTAATGTGGTGATGGTGGCTTCACCACAGCTAGATTGTAAAGAGAAGTTGGTCTCGCTAGAGCAAGTGAGGGGAATGCTACAGGTATCGGCATTATTCATGAAGCAGACCGCTCAAGAAGATACTCACAACCTCAGCTCACGCACTATTTACAGCAATAACCTGCGCAACTCGATTGAACTGATAAAACACACTGAGGCATGGGCGATGCTGCCAGAGTTTCTTTGCTTAAAAGAGATCGAAGCAGGTGAACTGGATAAAATGTACATTTCACCCACGGCATCAAGGCGCCCTAACCAGTGGGCGACTGAAATAAGTTGGCTAACGGCGCGGCCACGGAATGCTGTTATGGACTATATGATTGACGAACTGGCAAAGCTGCCGAATCGATAA
- a CDS encoding amidase encodes MALSRTFKFAPIALALVAGSALAADFSQEELAYMPANTQIELFKSGLITPVDVLKAQKAQYDATNKVVNAVTFEHWETAMKAAKEATKRYEDGTYRQLEGVTYAVKDEHHDKGWKVTFGSKLHMDDAPMEYADPMVSKMNASGAIPVIQTTVPEFYFSWVTSTLAWGTTRNPWNPDFAVGGSSGGSGAAVAAGYATMATGSDMGGSIRIPSSFNGLYGLKPAAFTVPNAMLYSYFSGSGPIARSFEDMVMMYNVMSGQDAAMSVPTVGEQPKLTKEVESLKGMKIAYIGDMGTSPMADYVAKGMENGLEVLRKQGATVDVVEFDFEMQMGLLEGISNLAFSGAMGAPMMDAYGDHTDQMSPYAGKLIGKAVSHREDYDGRAQAKTEAEVLRMWTKLSTEIYAKGYDLVIAPTMPTVTVPADYDFIVGEPIVENGVTYDKAVGMTYTLPFNLLGWLPAASVPAGLSPDGVPFGMQIIGKPDDTATVVKVAGAYSKGAPKFFTGELLPKGVK; translated from the coding sequence ATGGCACTATCACGCACTTTTAAATTTGCACCAATCGCGTTGGCTCTAGTAGCTGGGAGCGCATTAGCGGCAGATTTCTCTCAAGAAGAATTGGCATACATGCCTGCTAACACACAAATTGAGCTGTTCAAGAGTGGCTTAATTACCCCTGTTGACGTGCTTAAAGCGCAAAAAGCTCAGTACGATGCAACCAACAAGGTTGTTAACGCAGTGACTTTTGAGCACTGGGAAACAGCAATGAAAGCTGCGAAAGAAGCGACTAAACGTTACGAAGATGGTACTTACCGCCAGCTGGAAGGTGTTACGTACGCAGTGAAAGATGAGCACCATGACAAGGGTTGGAAAGTCACCTTTGGCTCGAAGCTACATATGGATGACGCGCCAATGGAGTACGCGGATCCAATGGTTTCTAAAATGAATGCATCTGGCGCGATCCCTGTGATTCAAACTACTGTGCCAGAGTTTTACTTCAGCTGGGTAACATCAACGCTAGCATGGGGTACAACCCGTAACCCTTGGAATCCTGACTTCGCTGTAGGCGGTTCATCAGGCGGTTCTGGCGCAGCAGTTGCCGCAGGTTACGCAACCATGGCAACGGGTTCAGATATGGGCGGCTCAATCCGTATTCCATCATCTTTTAACGGTTTATACGGCCTGAAGCCAGCAGCGTTCACTGTACCAAACGCTATGCTTTACTCGTACTTCTCAGGTAGCGGCCCAATCGCACGTAGCTTTGAAGACATGGTAATGATGTACAACGTTATGTCTGGCCAAGATGCTGCTATGTCTGTGCCAACTGTGGGTGAGCAACCTAAGCTAACTAAAGAAGTTGAGTCTCTAAAAGGCATGAAGATCGCTTACATCGGCGATATGGGCACCAGCCCAATGGCTGACTACGTTGCTAAAGGTATGGAAAACGGCCTGGAAGTTTTACGTAAGCAAGGTGCTACTGTTGATGTTGTTGAGTTTGACTTCGAAATGCAAATGGGTCTGCTTGAAGGTATCTCTAACCTAGCATTCTCTGGTGCGATGGGCGCGCCAATGATGGACGCTTACGGCGACCACACTGACCAAATGTCACCATATGCAGGCAAATTAATTGGTAAAGCTGTTAGTCATCGTGAAGATTACGACGGTCGTGCACAAGCTAAAACAGAAGCTGAAGTACTACGCATGTGGACTAAGTTATCAACTGAAATCTACGCAAAAGGCTACGATTTAGTTATTGCACCAACAATGCCTACGGTTACTGTTCCAGCTGATTACGATTTTATTGTTGGTGAGCCAATTGTTGAAAATGGCGTAACTTACGACAAAGCTGTTGGTATGACGTACACCCTACCATTCAACCTATTAGGTTGGTTGCCAGCGGCAAGTGTACCAGCAGGCCTAAGCCCAGACGGTGTTCCATTTGGTATGCAAATTATTGGTAAGCCGGATGACACTGCAACAGTAGTTAAAGTTGCTGGCGCATACAGCAAAGGCGCTCCTAAGTTCTTTACAGGTGAGCTGCTGCCAAAAGGCGTTAAGTAA